Proteins from a genomic interval of Caulobacter sp. SL161:
- a CDS encoding RNA-binding S4 domain-containing protein yields the protein MTVHDDAINDAVRADVWLWRARFFKTRSLAARFVDEGRIRLTRAGTESRIDKPSRTLKPGDVLVFALAGRVIAVRVLDCGERRGPASEARGLYEAVEG from the coding sequence ATGACGGTCCACGACGATGCGATCAACGATGCGGTCCGCGCCGATGTCTGGCTGTGGCGGGCGCGGTTCTTCAAGACCCGCTCGCTGGCCGCCCGGTTCGTCGACGAAGGCCGCATCCGCCTGACCCGCGCCGGAACCGAGAGCCGCATCGACAAGCCCTCGCGCACGCTCAAGCCCGGCGACGTGCTGGTGTTCGCCCTGGCCGGCCGGGTGATCGCGGTTCGGGTGCTGGACTGCGGCGAGCGAAGGGGCCCGGCGAGTGAGGCGCGGGGGCTGTACGAGGCGGTGGAGGGGTAG
- a CDS encoding helicase-related protein yields the protein MSDRSTGLAPSKLTAVLGPTNTGKTHLAVERMLGHASGMIGLPLRLLAREIYDRIVKLRGKAAVALITGEEKIVPARAAYFVCTVEAMPLGREVEFLAVDEIQLCADPERGHIFTHRLLHARGKFETMFLGAGTMAPLVRRLLPDAEIVSRERFSNLSYAGSKKLTRLPRRTAIVAFSTDAVYAIAELIRRQRGGAAVVMGSLSPRTRNAQVALYQSGEVDFLVATDAIGMGLNMDVDHVAFAGLRKFDGKRTRWLYPQEVGQIAGRAGRYTRDGTFGVTSDCEEIDEDLVEAVESHTFEPITQAEWRNARLDFGSLPGLLRSLSETPGRGALKLSDEALDERTLRALAQQEDIIKRCKADRSALIRLWEVCQTPDFRKTTDDDHQRMARTLFDDLTTGRKRLPEDWVNSQFKALDRTDGEIDSLAARLSGVRTLSYIANRPDWVANPAHWQGLTRQLEDRISDTLHEKLMARFIDRRTSVLLKQLGERETLYAGVGQDGEVTVEGHVVGHLSGVAFTPAKGASPLEEKALRNAAQRAVGPEITRRLGLLAGEADDAFALTPDGAILWRGEVAGAVRRDQPLLSPRARLLGDLGPAAVRERAERRLDAFLAGEVDRHLAPLRKLERALAGGELRGLPRGVAHRLLEAGGVLDKRPVDPELKALSQGERRTLKSLGVRIGAFSLFCPGVLRAEAIACARALSPAGWRGALTTLEPLPSPEPSARELSASGLRAVAGFSIPVEQLEKLDALLRTAQQLGGVTLTPAALADLGWTDKQAAAVLRALDYTPAIRAKPNQPIVWKRRGAAKLEQKPVKARPDSPFAALAKLTEPPPPPARRKKPRRRKPAAAKAPTQAAS from the coding sequence ATGAGCGACCGTTCGACCGGCCTGGCCCCTTCGAAGCTGACTGCGGTGCTGGGGCCCACCAACACCGGCAAGACGCACCTGGCCGTCGAGCGGATGCTGGGCCACGCCTCGGGCATGATCGGCCTGCCGCTGCGCCTTCTGGCGCGCGAGATCTATGACCGCATCGTCAAGCTGCGCGGCAAGGCCGCCGTCGCCCTCATCACCGGCGAGGAGAAGATCGTCCCGGCCCGCGCGGCCTACTTCGTCTGCACGGTCGAGGCCATGCCGCTGGGCCGCGAGGTCGAGTTCCTGGCCGTCGACGAGATCCAGCTGTGCGCCGATCCCGAGCGCGGCCACATCTTCACCCACCGCCTGCTGCATGCGCGCGGCAAGTTCGAGACGATGTTCCTGGGCGCAGGAACCATGGCCCCGCTGGTCCGCCGCCTGTTGCCCGACGCCGAGATCGTCAGCCGCGAGCGGTTTTCCAACCTCTCCTACGCCGGCTCCAAGAAGCTGACCCGCCTGCCCCGGCGCACGGCGATCGTCGCCTTCTCCACCGACGCGGTCTACGCGATCGCCGAGCTGATCCGGCGGCAAAGGGGTGGCGCGGCCGTGGTCATGGGGTCCTTGAGCCCTCGCACCCGCAACGCCCAGGTGGCTCTGTATCAGTCCGGCGAGGTCGACTTCCTGGTGGCCACCGACGCCATCGGCATGGGCCTGAACATGGATGTCGACCATGTGGCCTTCGCAGGACTTCGCAAGTTCGACGGCAAGCGCACCCGCTGGCTCTATCCGCAGGAGGTAGGCCAGATCGCCGGCCGCGCGGGCCGTTACACCCGCGACGGCACCTTCGGCGTCACCAGCGACTGCGAGGAGATCGACGAGGACCTGGTGGAGGCCGTCGAAAGCCACACCTTCGAGCCGATCACCCAGGCCGAGTGGCGCAACGCGCGCCTGGATTTCGGCTCGCTGCCGGGCCTGCTGCGGTCGCTGTCCGAGACGCCCGGACGCGGCGCCCTGAAGCTGTCGGACGAAGCGCTGGACGAGCGCACCCTGCGCGCCCTGGCCCAACAGGAAGACATCATCAAGCGCTGCAAGGCCGACCGCTCGGCGCTGATCCGCCTGTGGGAGGTCTGCCAGACGCCGGACTTCCGCAAGACCACCGACGATGACCATCAGCGCATGGCCCGCACGCTGTTCGACGACCTGACGACGGGCAGGAAGCGCCTGCCCGAGGACTGGGTGAACAGCCAGTTCAAGGCACTGGACCGCACCGACGGCGAGATCGACAGCCTGGCCGCGCGACTGTCGGGCGTGCGCACGCTCAGCTACATCGCCAACCGGCCCGACTGGGTGGCCAATCCCGCCCACTGGCAGGGCCTGACCCGGCAGTTGGAAGACCGGATCAGCGACACCCTGCACGAGAAGCTGATGGCCCGGTTCATCGACCGGCGCACCAGCGTGCTCCTCAAGCAACTGGGCGAGCGCGAGACGCTCTATGCCGGGGTGGGCCAGGACGGCGAGGTGACGGTCGAGGGGCACGTCGTGGGGCATCTGTCGGGCGTGGCCTTCACCCCGGCCAAGGGCGCCTCGCCGCTGGAGGAGAAGGCCCTGCGCAACGCCGCCCAGCGCGCGGTCGGTCCCGAGATCACCCGGCGCCTGGGCCTGCTGGCCGGCGAGGCCGACGACGCCTTCGCCCTGACGCCGGACGGCGCGATCCTGTGGCGCGGCGAGGTCGCGGGCGCGGTGCGCCGGGACCAGCCCCTGCTCTCGCCCCGCGCGCGCCTGCTGGGTGATCTTGGTCCCGCCGCTGTGCGCGAACGGGCCGAGCGGCGCCTAGACGCCTTCCTGGCCGGCGAGGTCGACCGGCATCTGGCGCCGCTGCGCAAGCTGGAGCGGGCCCTGGCCGGCGGCGAGCTTCGCGGTCTGCCGAGGGGCGTCGCCCACCGGCTGCTGGAGGCCGGCGGAGTGCTGGACAAGCGTCCCGTCGATCCGGAGCTGAAGGCGCTGAGCCAGGGCGAGCGTCGTACGCTGAAAAGCCTGGGCGTGCGGATCGGCGCGTTCAGCCTGTTCTGCCCCGGCGTGCTGCGGGCCGAGGCCATCGCCTGCGCGCGGGCGCTGAGTCCCGCCGGCTGGCGCGGCGCGCTGACGACGTTGGAGCCCCTGCCCTCGCCCGAACCCAGCGCGCGGGAACTGTCGGCCAGCGGCCTGCGCGCGGTGGCCGGCTTCAGCATCCCTGTCGAGCAGCTGGAAAAGCTGGACGCCCTGCTGCGCACCGCCCAGCAGTTAGGCGGCGTGACGCTGACGCCGGCGGCGCTCGCCGATCTGGGCTGGACCGACAAACAGGCCGCCGCCGTGCTGCGCGCCCTCGACTACACGCCGGCCATCCGCGCCAAGCCCAACCAGCCGATCGTCTGGAAGCGGCGCGGCGCGGCCAAGCTGGAGCAGAAGCCGGTCAAGGCCCGCCCCGACTCGCCGTTCGCAGCCCTGGCCAAGCTGACCGAGCCGCCACCACCGCCCGCGCGTCGCAAGAAGCCGCGTCGCCGCAAGCCGGCGGCGGCCAAGGCGCCGACACAGGCCGCCTCATGA
- a CDS encoding ATP-binding protein: MTAGPDAVSPPRGKRRLEAQIVGVALLSTIIALLAAFSVYQWRNWRVDREALAHETLVLADALARSAHAHVARKEVAAVDTIRELIASSDRKVAVAYAPAQGREMRFASPGATFGAPPVRPVTAPEFRYRGLQLEAFAPIRVDGAQVGSIAVLVDGQDLLVSRVVNIAIALLLSAAALAGAGLMARRLTRQALAPLSALVEAVDQAATSKDFSARVPVARDDELGLLTQRFNHLLATLEAYDADLQNALREATLAREAAEGANRLKERFLANMSHELRTPLNGVLGMSQSLLREPMLPAQRERVELIMSSGSVLLMLLNEILDLSDLERGAIRLESKPFDLAATIGEACDAATLMAEDKGVALDIEIDPSAAGRWLGDARRLHQILYHLVANALKFTAAGHVRVKASAGTGSVILSVVDTGMGIDAETLPRLFEVFTQADEASTRAVGGAGVGLSICYRLASLMGGRLEVESQVGQGSTFTVALPMTRDATIEREGGRDPWLRVLVAEDNEANQRVVRTVLNALGIDPVIVTDGEAVVRAWSAGGWDLVLMDIQMPLKNGVDATLEIRRLEAERGLPATRIVALTANAMPHQIEAYSAAGMDGVVQKPIMIADLQAALTGDRAA; encoded by the coding sequence ATGACTGCGGGTCCGGACGCCGTCTCTCCGCCGCGTGGCAAGCGCCGCCTTGAGGCGCAGATCGTCGGCGTGGCGTTGCTGTCGACCATCATCGCCCTTCTCGCCGCCTTCTCGGTCTATCAGTGGCGAAACTGGCGGGTCGACCGCGAAGCCTTGGCGCATGAAACCCTGGTCCTGGCGGACGCCCTGGCGCGCTCCGCCCACGCCCATGTCGCGCGCAAGGAGGTGGCGGCGGTCGACACCATTCGAGAGCTCATCGCCTCCAGTGATCGCAAGGTTGCGGTGGCCTATGCGCCGGCCCAGGGGCGCGAGATGCGGTTCGCAAGCCCGGGGGCGACCTTCGGCGCGCCGCCGGTCAGGCCGGTGACGGCGCCGGAGTTCCGCTATCGTGGGCTCCAGCTCGAGGCCTTCGCGCCGATCCGGGTTGACGGCGCGCAGGTCGGCTCCATCGCGGTGTTGGTCGATGGACAGGATCTGCTGGTCTCGCGTGTCGTCAACATCGCCATCGCTCTGCTGCTCTCCGCCGCCGCCCTGGCGGGGGCGGGTCTGATGGCCCGGCGGCTGACCCGTCAGGCGCTGGCCCCGCTGAGCGCGCTGGTGGAAGCCGTCGATCAGGCCGCCACCTCCAAGGATTTCAGCGCCCGGGTCCCGGTGGCGCGCGATGACGAACTGGGCTTGCTCACCCAGCGCTTCAATCACCTCCTGGCGACGCTGGAGGCCTATGACGCCGACCTCCAGAACGCCCTGCGTGAGGCGACCCTCGCGCGGGAGGCCGCCGAAGGCGCCAATCGCCTCAAGGAACGCTTCCTGGCGAACATGAGCCACGAACTGCGCACGCCGCTCAATGGGGTGCTGGGGATGAGCCAGTCGCTGCTGCGGGAGCCGATGCTCCCCGCGCAACGCGAACGGGTCGAGCTGATCATGAGCTCGGGTTCGGTGCTGCTGATGCTGCTCAACGAGATTCTCGACCTGTCGGATCTGGAGCGCGGCGCGATCCGGCTGGAGAGCAAGCCCTTCGACCTCGCCGCGACCATCGGCGAAGCGTGCGATGCGGCCACGCTGATGGCCGAGGACAAGGGCGTGGCGCTGGACATCGAGATCGACCCCAGCGCCGCCGGCCGTTGGCTGGGCGACGCGCGCCGCCTGCACCAGATCCTCTACCATCTGGTCGCCAACGCTCTGAAGTTCACGGCCGCCGGGCATGTGCGCGTCAAGGCGTCGGCGGGGACGGGCTCGGTCATCCTGTCCGTCGTCGACACCGGCATGGGCATTGACGCCGAGACGCTGCCCCGCCTGTTCGAGGTGTTCACCCAGGCCGATGAAGCCTCGACCCGCGCGGTCGGCGGCGCCGGGGTGGGGTTGAGCATCTGTTACCGGCTGGCGAGCCTGATGGGCGGCCGGCTTGAGGTCGAAAGCCAGGTCGGCCAGGGCAGTACGTTCACCGTTGCGCTGCCGATGACCCGCGATGCGACGATTGAGCGCGAGGGCGGCCGGGACCCGTGGCTGCGCGTGCTGGTGGCCGAGGACAACGAGGCCAATCAGCGGGTCGTGCGGACGGTGCTCAACGCGCTGGGGATCGATCCGGTGATCGTGACCGACGGCGAGGCCGTGGTGCGGGCCTGGAGCGCCGGCGGCTGGGATCTGGTGCTGATGGACATCCAGATGCCGCTGAAGAACGGCGTCGACGCCACGCTGGAAATCCGCCGACTGGAGGCCGAGCGCGGCCTTCCCGCCACGCGGATCGTCGCCCTGACCGCCAACGCCATGCCCCATCAGATCGAGGCCTACAGCGCCGCCGGCATGGACGGCGTGGTGCAGAAGCCGATCATGATCGCCGACCTGCAGGCCGCGCTGACGGGCGACCGCGCCGCCTGA
- a CDS encoding amidohydrolase produces the protein MRRFVLAALLAATSLTTAQAGDLLIHGGPIHTGVEAAPTAEAVLIRDDKILFVGPLAAAKAKAAKDVRAIDLKGAAAYPGFVDAHAHLTGIGLRELTLNLDQVKSVAELAATVKAYAAAHPEGAIYGRGWIETHWPEKRFPTKADLDAAAPGRIIVLGRSDGHASVVSSAALAKAGITAATVSPPGGDILKGPDGQPDGMLIDHAQALVRAVIPPPNEALKREALRKAGQLYAARGWTGMANMSVMAEDLALLRDEAAKGAFHIRIDNYMDPSGAEEVLTKGPQTDATGLIRLQGIKLYMDGALGSRGAALLEPYSDADTLGLQLTQPDRGLALMKRAKAAGAQVAMHAIGDRGNRLVLDWFEQSLGADAKAARWRNEHSQIVADTDVPRFAKLGVIASMQPSHAIGDLFFAPARLGKARLHEGYRWADFLKAGVVVAAGSDAPVEVGDPRIEFYAAVYRHSLDGFANADWHLDQAVSRAQALKMLTLAPAYAVFREKELGTLEVGKKADVTAFSKDLMTIPPQEILTVDPVLTVVNGKVVFEK, from the coding sequence GTGCGCCGTTTCGTTCTCGCCGCCCTGCTGGCCGCGACCTCCTTGACCACGGCCCAGGCCGGCGACCTCTTGATTCACGGCGGGCCGATCCATACCGGCGTCGAGGCCGCGCCGACGGCCGAGGCGGTGCTGATCCGCGACGACAAGATCCTGTTCGTCGGTCCGCTGGCCGCCGCCAAGGCCAAGGCCGCCAAGGATGTCCGCGCCATCGACCTGAAAGGGGCTGCGGCCTATCCGGGCTTTGTCGACGCCCATGCCCACCTGACAGGGATCGGCCTGCGCGAGCTGACGCTGAACCTGGATCAGGTCAAATCGGTCGCCGAGCTGGCCGCCACGGTCAAGGCCTACGCCGCCGCCCACCCCGAGGGCGCGATCTATGGCCGGGGCTGGATCGAGACCCACTGGCCCGAAAAGCGCTTCCCCACCAAGGCGGATCTCGACGCCGCCGCGCCGGGGCGGATCATCGTGCTGGGCCGCTCGGACGGCCACGCCAGCGTCGTCTCCAGCGCCGCCCTGGCCAAGGCGGGGATCACGGCCGCCACGGTCTCGCCTCCCGGCGGCGACATCCTCAAAGGTCCCGACGGCCAGCCCGACGGCATGCTGATCGACCACGCCCAGGCCCTGGTCCGCGCGGTCATTCCGCCGCCGAACGAGGCCCTGAAGCGCGAGGCCCTGCGCAAGGCCGGCCAGCTCTACGCCGCGCGCGGCTGGACGGGCATGGCCAATATGAGCGTCATGGCCGAGGATCTGGCATTGCTGCGCGATGAGGCCGCCAAGGGCGCCTTCCATATCCGCATCGATAACTACATGGATCCCAGCGGCGCCGAGGAGGTCCTGACCAAGGGGCCGCAGACCGACGCCACCGGCCTGATCCGGTTGCAAGGCATCAAGCTCTATATGGACGGCGCCCTGGGCTCGCGCGGCGCGGCCCTGCTGGAGCCCTATAGCGACGCCGACACCCTGGGCCTGCAACTGACCCAGCCCGATCGGGGTCTGGCCTTGATGAAAAGGGCCAAGGCCGCAGGGGCCCAGGTCGCCATGCACGCCATCGGCGATCGCGGCAACCGCCTGGTGCTGGACTGGTTCGAGCAGAGCCTGGGCGCCGACGCCAAGGCCGCGCGCTGGCGCAACGAGCACTCCCAGATCGTGGCCGACACCGACGTGCCGCGCTTCGCCAAGCTGGGGGTCATCGCCTCAATGCAGCCCAGCCATGCGATCGGCGACCTCTTCTTCGCCCCGGCGCGCCTGGGCAAGGCGCGCCTGCACGAGGGCTATCGCTGGGCCGACTTCCTGAAGGCCGGCGTCGTGGTGGCGGCGGGCTCGGATGCGCCCGTCGAGGTCGGCGACCCGCGCATCGAGTTCTACGCCGCCGTCTATCGCCACAGCCTGGACGGCTTCGCCAACGCCGACTGGCATCTCGACCAGGCCGTCAGCCGGGCCCAGGCCCTGAAGATGCTGACCCTGGCGCCCGCCTACGCGGTGTTCCGCGAAAAGGAGCTCGGTACGCTGGAAGTCGGCAAGAAGGCTGACGTGACGGCCTTCAGCAAGGACCTGATGACCATCCCGCCCCAGGAGATCCTGACCGTCGATCCGGTCCTGACGGTGGTGAACGGCAAGGTGGTGTTCGAGAAGTAG
- a CDS encoding methylated-DNA--[protein]-cysteine S-methyltransferase, with the protein MPTQGFALFDTVIGRCGLAWGDRGLIGVQLPEATPGAAWARLRKRFPDAVETDPPPEIEAVIDRIRDLLAGGRDDLADIVLDVEGQSAFNLRVYAIARAITPGETSTYGEVARAMSEPGAARAVGKALGENPWPIVVPCHRVLGSSGSLGGFSGSGGAETKARLLTLEKAKTSAAPTLFDLEFSVAPPRGG; encoded by the coding sequence ATGCCGACCCAGGGTTTCGCGCTTTTTGACACCGTGATCGGCCGTTGCGGCCTCGCCTGGGGCGACCGCGGCCTGATCGGCGTGCAGCTGCCCGAGGCTACGCCCGGCGCGGCCTGGGCGCGGCTGCGCAAGCGCTTCCCCGACGCCGTCGAGACCGACCCGCCGCCGGAGATCGAGGCCGTCATCGACCGCATTCGCGACCTCCTGGCCGGCGGCCGCGACGACCTGGCCGACATCGTCCTGGACGTGGAGGGCCAGAGCGCCTTCAACCTGCGGGTCTACGCGATCGCCCGGGCCATCACCCCTGGCGAGACCTCGACCTATGGCGAGGTGGCCCGCGCCATGAGCGAACCCGGCGCCGCGCGCGCCGTCGGCAAGGCCCTGGGCGAGAACCCCTGGCCGATCGTCGTGCCCTGCCACCGGGTGCTGGGCTCGTCGGGGAGCCTGGGCGGCTTCTCGGGTTCTGGCGGGGCCGAGACCAAGGCCCGGCTGCTGACCCTCGAGAAGGCGAAGACCAGCGCCGCGCCGACGCTGTTTGACCTGGAGTTCTCGGTCGCGCCGCCGAGGGGCGGGTAG
- a CDS encoding DUF3617 domain-containing protein: MRSTTLAACALTLAVGVATAGFSLAPPMASAASRVATPVAPPATSKTTILPGHWEYDYRIGPIPAGSETRCLKPADVEQFSRGICTRKYRCDYTTNVVQNGKIRLKGAWTDKKDRVAPVTAEGSYTPERFKLNIQLKTINGLPLAGTMTAKRLSADCPPDQTAAK; this comes from the coding sequence ATGCGTTCGACCACCCTCGCCGCCTGCGCCCTGACCCTCGCCGTCGGCGTCGCCACGGCCGGATTCAGCCTGGCCCCGCCGATGGCCAGCGCGGCGAGTCGCGTCGCGACCCCGGTTGCGCCCCCCGCAACCAGCAAGACGACGATTCTCCCGGGCCACTGGGAATATGACTACCGGATCGGTCCAATCCCGGCCGGCAGCGAGACCCGCTGCCTGAAGCCCGCCGATGTCGAGCAGTTCTCGCGCGGCATCTGCACCCGCAAGTACCGCTGCGACTACACCACCAATGTGGTCCAGAACGGCAAGATCCGGCTCAAGGGCGCGTGGACCGACAAGAAGGACCGCGTCGCGCCGGTGACCGCCGAGGGCAGCTACACGCCCGAGCGCTTCAAGCTGAACATCCAGCTGAAGACGATCAACGGCCTGCCGCTGGCCGGAACCATGACCGCCAAGCGCCTGTCAGCCGACTGCCCGCCCGACCAGACTGCGGCCAAATAG
- the rpmB gene encoding 50S ribosomal protein L28, whose protein sequence is MSRRCELTGIGPMVGHNVSHSNIKTKRRFLPALSPATLQSESLGQSFKLRISNAALRTLDFKGGLDTFLLGAKDEQLSPRALKIKAQVKAKAKAAAQAA, encoded by the coding sequence ATGTCGCGCCGTTGCGAACTTACCGGTATCGGTCCGATGGTCGGCCACAATGTGAGCCACTCGAACATCAAGACCAAGCGCCGCTTCCTGCCGGCCCTGTCGCCCGCCACGCTCCAGTCGGAGTCGCTGGGCCAGAGCTTCAAGCTGCGCATCAGCAACGCGGCTCTGCGCACGCTCGACTTCAAGGGCGGCCTGGACACCTTCCTGCTGGGCGCCAAGGACGAGCAGCTGTCGCCGCGCGCCCTGAAGATCAAGGCCCAGGTGAAGGCCAAGGCCAAGGCCGCCGCTCAGGCCGCCTAA
- a CDS encoding TonB-dependent receptor domain-containing protein, whose amino-acid sequence MRFPSRRLTAILLASVFAVPGAALAQRVGDNAVAGAEDAFGASIGNERVGLYSASEVRGFSPITAGNIRLEGLYVDRPASFTDRLVAGNVVRVGLAAQNYLFPAPTGVVDFRIRPSGDQPVLSVLAGYGALNGGRIELDGQLPVSNTLSLFGGVAGFDDEYGSGADAVYASYTLGARWRPTPGVQVLPFWSRVDTWNREMAPIYVAAPGVLPQEVARRRYVGPSWADNRNVATNSGLIVHAPLPARLGLSLGLFRSEQDTRENYAHVLTGITADGLATRRISRDPQQSIVSTSGEARISRILISGEFSHGLHASVRGRVRDSLYGGGGAYTYGTVRLEDPINTPPPAFVLGPRTAEKVKQWTGGAAYDLRWRGRGSLMLGLQRTDYDKTVRRPGVAPALTHDSAWLYNAAASWTLTRRLALYGSVTRGLEESGVAPDSAANRTQALPAIMTDQWDAGVRWVLPGDLRLVAGAFDVRKPYFAPDEVNVFREMGVVRHRGLEVSLTGAPIEGLNLVAGAVLMRPRVTGEPVAQGRLGPKPVGQTAATLTLSGTWAMPVEGLALTFAANHHGRRTADQLNRVSTPAATIWDAGFRYRFDMGKTPALLRLQVTNLTNVFDWRVVSSATYDVNAPRAAALFLTMDF is encoded by the coding sequence ATGCGTTTCCCCTCCCGCCGCCTGACGGCGATTCTCCTGGCCTCCGTATTCGCCGTTCCGGGCGCGGCGCTGGCCCAGCGCGTGGGCGACAACGCCGTCGCCGGGGCCGAGGACGCCTTCGGCGCCAGCATCGGCAATGAGCGGGTGGGCCTCTACAGCGCCAGCGAGGTGCGGGGCTTCTCGCCGATCACCGCCGGCAACATCCGGCTGGAAGGCCTGTATGTCGACCGGCCGGCCAGCTTCACCGACCGCCTGGTGGCCGGCAATGTCGTGCGCGTGGGTCTGGCGGCGCAGAACTACCTGTTCCCCGCCCCGACCGGCGTGGTCGACTTCCGCATCCGCCCGTCGGGCGACCAGCCGGTGCTGAGCGTGCTGGCGGGCTATGGCGCCTTGAACGGCGGCCGCATCGAGCTGGACGGTCAGCTGCCGGTCTCGAACACGCTCAGCCTGTTCGGCGGCGTGGCCGGCTTCGACGATGAGTACGGCAGCGGCGCGGACGCGGTCTATGCGTCCTACACCCTGGGCGCGCGCTGGCGTCCGACCCCCGGCGTCCAGGTCCTACCGTTCTGGAGCCGCGTCGACACCTGGAACCGCGAGATGGCGCCGATCTACGTGGCCGCGCCCGGCGTGCTGCCGCAAGAGGTCGCCCGTCGCCGCTATGTCGGCCCCAGCTGGGCCGACAACCGCAATGTCGCCACCAACAGCGGCCTCATCGTCCACGCGCCGCTGCCCGCCAGGCTTGGCCTGTCGCTGGGCCTGTTCCGCTCGGAGCAGGACACGCGCGAGAACTACGCCCACGTCCTGACCGGAATCACCGCCGACGGCCTGGCGACCCGCCGGATCAGCCGCGATCCGCAGCAGAGCATCGTCTCCACCAGCGGCGAGGCCCGGATCAGCCGCATCCTCATCAGCGGCGAGTTCTCGCACGGGCTGCACGCCTCGGTGCGCGGCCGGGTGCGCGACAGCCTCTATGGCGGCGGCGGCGCCTACACCTACGGGACCGTGCGCCTGGAGGATCCGATCAACACCCCGCCGCCGGCCTTCGTGCTGGGCCCCCGCACCGCCGAAAAGGTCAAGCAGTGGACCGGCGGCGCGGCCTATGACCTGCGCTGGCGCGGTCGCGGCTCGCTGATGCTGGGCCTGCAGCGCACCGATTATGACAAGACCGTCCGTCGCCCCGGCGTCGCGCCCGCCCTCACCCATGACAGCGCCTGGCTCTATAACGCCGCCGCCTCCTGGACCCTGACGCGGCGGCTAGCCCTCTATGGAAGCGTCACGCGCGGGCTGGAGGAAAGCGGCGTCGCGCCCGACAGCGCCGCCAACCGCACCCAGGCCCTGCCGGCCATCATGACCGACCAGTGGGACGCGGGCGTGCGCTGGGTCCTGCCGGGCGACCTTCGCCTGGTCGCCGGCGCCTTCGACGTCCGCAAACCCTATTTCGCGCCGGACGAGGTCAATGTGTTCCGCGAGATGGGCGTGGTGCGCCACCGGGGCCTGGAGGTCAGCCTGACCGGCGCGCCGATCGAGGGCCTGAACCTCGTGGCCGGCGCGGTCCTGATGCGGCCCCGGGTCACCGGCGAGCCGGTCGCGCAAGGCCGCCTTGGCCCCAAGCCGGTGGGCCAGACGGCCGCCACCCTGACCCTCAGCGGCACATGGGCCATGCCGGTCGAGGGCCTGGCCCTGACCTTCGCCGCCAATCACCACGGCCGCCGCACCGCCGACCAGCTGAACCGCGTCTCGACCCCGGCCGCGACGATCTGGGACGCGGGCTTCCGCTACCGCTTCGACATGGGCAAGACGCCCGCCCTGCTGCGCCTGCAGGTGACCAACCTGACCAATGTCTTCGACTGGCGCGTGGTCAGCAGCGCCACCTACGACGTCAACGCCCCCCGCGCGGCGGCGCTGTTCCTGACCATGGACTTCTGA